In Hevea brasiliensis isolate MT/VB/25A 57/8 chromosome 13, ASM3005281v1, whole genome shotgun sequence, a single genomic region encodes these proteins:
- the LOC110659712 gene encoding uncharacterized protein LOC110659712 isoform X2 has translation MGSKERAKERREKRRQEISLLRTIPYSDHQRWWSSETVAVVTGANRGIGFEIVRQLADHGLTVVLTSRESSAGLEAVNVLQESGLSVVFHQLDVLDSLSIKQFTEWIQQTYGVIDILVNNAGVNHNTGSDNSVEFARARIVNVSSRLGRINGRRNRIEDATLREQLTDIETLSEELIERTLSNFLQQVEEGTWTSGGWPQTFTDYSVSKLAVNAFTRLMSKELSDRPEDQKIYVNCYCPGWVKTAMTGWAGNISTGDAADTGVWLALLPDMSVSGKFFAERREIKF, from the exons ATGGGAAGTAAAGAGCGAGCCAAGGAAAGAAGAGAAAAGAGACGTCAAGAGATTTCACTCCTCCGAACTATTCCCTACTCCGATCATCAAAG GTGGTGGTCCTCAGAAACTGTTGCTGTGGTGACCGGTGCTAATAGAGGAATAGGATTTGAGATTGTAAGACAACTTGCAGACCATGGATTGACAGTTGTATTGACATCAAGAGAAAGTAGTGCTGGCCTTGAAGCTGTTAATGTCTTGCAAGAGTCAGGTCTGagtgtggtcttccatcaacttGATGTCTTAGATTCTTTGTCTATCAAACAGTTTACTGAATGGATACAACAAACCTATGGTGTCATTGATATTCTG GTCAACAATGCCGGTGTGAATCACAACACGGGGTCTGATAATTCTGTTGAATTTGCTC GTGCTCGTATTGTTAATGTGAGCTCACGGCTGGGTAGAATAAATGGCAGACGAAAT AGAATTGAAGATGCAACTTTGAGAGAACAATTAACTGACATTGAAACACTATCAGAAGAACTCATTGAAAGGACTCTATCTAATTTCCTACAGCAAGTGGAAGAGGGCACTTGGACATCAGGTGGGTGGCCTCAGACATTCACCGACTACTCGGTGTCAAAACTTGCGGTTAATGCTTTCACTAGGTTGATGTCAAAGGAACTGTCAGACCGGCCTGAAGATCAGAAGATCTATGTCAACTGCTACTGTCCAGGTTGGGTAAAGACTGCCATGACGGGTTGGGCTGGTAATATATCAACGGGGGATGCAGCTGACACTGGAGTATGGCTTGCCCTGCTTCCAGATATGTCCGTGTCAGGAAAATTTTTTGCAGAGAGGCGGGAAATAAAGTTTTGA
- the LOC110659712 gene encoding uncharacterized protein LOC110659712 isoform X1 — MGSKERAKERREKRRQEISLLRTIPYSDHQRWWSSETVAVVTGANRGIGFEIVRQLADHGLTVVLTSRESSAGLEAVNVLQESGLSVVFHQLDVLDSLSIKQFTEWIQQTYGVIDILVNNAGVNHNTGSDNSVEFARMVIDTNYYGTKNVTKAMIPLMRSSTAGARIVNVSSRLGRINGRRNRIEDATLREQLTDIETLSEELIERTLSNFLQQVEEGTWTSGGWPQTFTDYSVSKLAVNAFTRLMSKELSDRPEDQKIYVNCYCPGWVKTAMTGWAGNISTGDAADTGVWLALLPDMSVSGKFFAERREIKF, encoded by the exons ATGGGAAGTAAAGAGCGAGCCAAGGAAAGAAGAGAAAAGAGACGTCAAGAGATTTCACTCCTCCGAACTATTCCCTACTCCGATCATCAAAG GTGGTGGTCCTCAGAAACTGTTGCTGTGGTGACCGGTGCTAATAGAGGAATAGGATTTGAGATTGTAAGACAACTTGCAGACCATGGATTGACAGTTGTATTGACATCAAGAGAAAGTAGTGCTGGCCTTGAAGCTGTTAATGTCTTGCAAGAGTCAGGTCTGagtgtggtcttccatcaacttGATGTCTTAGATTCTTTGTCTATCAAACAGTTTACTGAATGGATACAACAAACCTATGGTGTCATTGATATTCTG GTCAACAATGCCGGTGTGAATCACAACACGGGGTCTGATAATTCTGTTGAATTTGCTCGTATGGTTATTGATACCAACTATTATGGCACTAAAAATGTGACTAAAGCTATGATTCCTTTGATGAGGTCTTCTACTGCAGGTGCTCGTATTGTTAATGTGAGCTCACGGCTGGGTAGAATAAATGGCAGACGAAAT AGAATTGAAGATGCAACTTTGAGAGAACAATTAACTGACATTGAAACACTATCAGAAGAACTCATTGAAAGGACTCTATCTAATTTCCTACAGCAAGTGGAAGAGGGCACTTGGACATCAGGTGGGTGGCCTCAGACATTCACCGACTACTCGGTGTCAAAACTTGCGGTTAATGCTTTCACTAGGTTGATGTCAAAGGAACTGTCAGACCGGCCTGAAGATCAGAAGATCTATGTCAACTGCTACTGTCCAGGTTGGGTAAAGACTGCCATGACGGGTTGGGCTGGTAATATATCAACGGGGGATGCAGCTGACACTGGAGTATGGCTTGCCCTGCTTCCAGATATGTCCGTGTCAGGAAAATTTTTTGCAGAGAGGCGGGAAATAAAGTTTTGA
- the LOC110659718 gene encoding uncharacterized protein LOC110659718, protein MALCSQGSLLSLAILLLVFNFSCSQDPLENGNHNIKSATFLSPEFVLGPGSVENRNYFNVDFPRGHIALKSFNAEVIDRSGNPVPLHETYLHHWVVDRYYQRKDKASATENNQRSDYKFAGNSGICQGRVLRQYFGLGSETRKTATHVPDPYGIEIGNPAEIPTGYEERWMLNVHAIDTRGVEDRLGCTECKCDLYNVTVDENGKPLRPDYTGGFYCCYDRTQCRIRPGFEGVKRSLYLRYTVKWVDWDSSIIPVKIFIFDVTDTGKRITGSTELSPENGCQVEYEVMPCNGTGVGVDECIDVKRTSLTMPTGGFVIYGVAHQHTGGTGSTLYRQDGRVICSSIPTYGEGKEAGNEAGYIVGMSTCYPEPGSVEIADGENLILESKYSRTQMHTGVMGLFYILVADQIPKAKPFSHTNHVHINEDMKSSSYSWAVAVVALLGLAIAIAITIRYQLKRKVKDGYQPIMA, encoded by the exons ATGGCTCTTTGTTCTCAAGGTTCATTACTTTCATTGGCAATATTGCTACTTGTATTTAACTTCTCTTGTTCGCAAGATCCTCTGGAAAATGGAAATCATAATATCAAATCCGCTACTTTCCTCTCTCCTGAGTTTGTATTGGGACCAGGATCAGTTGAGAACAGAAATTATTTCAATGttgacttcccaagaggtcataTTGCTCTCAAGAGCTTTAATGCTGAAGTAATTGATCGGTCTGGGAATCCTGTCCCCCTCCATGAAACTTATCTTCACCACTGGGTCGTTGATAGATACTATCAACGCAAAGATAAAGCTTCAGCCACTGAGAACAATCAACGATCAGATTATAAGTTTGCAGGGAACAGTGGAATATGCCAGGGTCGTGTTCTTAGACAGTATTTTGGCCTTGGATCAGAAACGCGAAAAACGGCTACACATGTTCCTGATCCTTATGGAATAGAAATTGGAAATCCTGCTGAAATTCCTACAGGATATGAGGAGAGATGGATGCTTAATGTACATGCCATCGATACCCGGGGTGTTGAAGATAGGTTGGGATGCACTGAATGCAAATGTGATCTTTACAACGTCACGGTGGATGAAAATGGTAAACCTTTGAGGCCGGATTATACCGGAGGTTTTTATTGTTGCTATGATCGCACACAGTGCAGAATAAGACCAGGTTTTGAGGGTGTCAAGAGGAGCCTCTACCTACGGTATACAGTGAAGTGGGTTGACTGGGATAGTTCAATTATCCCAGTTAAAATCTTTATATTTGATGTCACTGATACTGGAAAAAGGATTACAGGTTCAACGGAACTCAGTCCTGAGAATGGCTGCCAG GTCGAGTATGAAGTTATGCCTTGCAATGGCACTGGTGTGGGTGTCGATGAATGTATTGACGTCAAAAGGACAAGCCTCACCATGCCTACTGGTGGTTTTGTCATCTATGGCGTTGCTCATCAGCATACTGGAGGGACCGGTTCAACTCTATATAGGCAG GATGGACGTGTTATATGCAGTTCAATTCCGACCTATGGAGAAGGAAAAGAGGCAGGAAATGAGGCTGGTTACATTGTAGGGATGTCCACTTGTTATCCCGAGCCGGGCTCTGTAGAGATTGCTGATGGGGAGAATCTAATCCTGGAATCTAAGTATAGCAGAACTCAAATGCATACAGGAGTTATGGGGCTATTCTACATTTTGGTTGCAGACCAAATACCAAAGGCTAAGCCTTTTTCACACACAAATCATGTTCAT ATAAATGAAGACATGAAATCCTCCTCTTATTCTTGGGCAGTAGCAGTGGTGGCACTGCTGGGACTAGCAATAGCTATTGCCATTACAATTCGATATCAGCTAAAGAGGAAGGTAAAAGATGGCTACCAACCAATTATGGCATAA